A portion of the Fastidiosipila sp. genome contains these proteins:
- a CDS encoding cytochrome C biogenesis protein, protein MPPALEIQHSIPVLTVFLQGLVSFLSPCVLPLLPMYIGYLAGGTYHVGEDGEVRYPRKRVFLNTFFFVLGIASTFFILALGFTAAGEFFQAYRRTFVIGGGVLVILFGLYQLGVFGSSFFLSRDRRLPFKLDRFAMNPLIAYLMGFTFSFAWTPCIGPAMSSVLLMAAGTAQRSLGFLLVGVYVLGFTIPFLIVGLFTTQT, encoded by the coding sequence ATGCCGCCTGCATTGGAGATACAACACTCGATTCCCGTACTGACTGTTTTTTTGCAGGGTTTGGTCAGTTTCCTTTCCCCCTGTGTCCTGCCCTTGCTTCCCATGTACATCGGTTATCTGGCGGGTGGTACCTACCACGTCGGTGAAGACGGTGAGGTCCGTTATCCGCGCAAACGCGTTTTTTTGAATACCTTCTTTTTTGTGCTGGGTATTGCCTCAACCTTCTTTATTCTGGCGCTCGGTTTCACGGCGGCCGGCGAGTTTTTCCAAGCTTATCGGCGCACCTTCGTGATTGGCGGAGGTGTTCTGGTCATCCTGTTCGGGCTCTACCAGCTGGGTGTCTTTGGAAGTTCATTCTTTTTGTCCCGGGACAGACGGCTCCCCTTCAAGCTGGACCGTTTTGCCATGAATCCGCTGATTGCCTACCTGATGGGCTTTACCTTCAGTTTTGCCTGGACTCCTTGCATTGGCCCTGCCATGTCCAGCGTGCTGCTCATGGCAGCGGGAACAGCGCAGCGCAGCCTGGGTTTCCTGCTGGTTGGCGTTTATGTGCTCGGTTTTACCATTCCCTTCCTGATTGTCGGCTTATTCACTACACAAACCC
- a CDS encoding LCP family protein, translated as MAAGFLISIFSGVYLIYADLFSRVTYVSEGDEDFYKIENLMDYDIFTEEDDWDDQEGEEPDGFDDDEEVPPEIKRPELHQSGTIEMKQMPGVENILLFGIDSRTNNYKGRSDVIMILSINHNTKKINIVSLMRAMYVKIGAKSHPWGLLNAAYSYGGPGLAIRTVEANYGIPIKGFVAINFTSFIRIIDAIGGVTINLTSREAEYLGREPGSQRLNGSQALEYARIRKIDSDFQRNQRQRNVINSVVNEMANQGGSSLYKAATVILNNTYTNLNLKDYINRAPTLLTYQRRQLQLPATGETRYYYVRGQEVWWFDMVKTHDRLVRFLLN; from the coding sequence ATGGCGGCAGGTTTTCTGATTTCCATTTTTTCCGGAGTCTACCTGATCTATGCCGACCTGTTTTCAAGAGTCACTTATGTCTCCGAAGGAGATGAGGACTTTTATAAAATTGAAAACTTGATGGACTATGACATTTTTACCGAAGAAGACGACTGGGATGACCAGGAGGGTGAGGAACCGGATGGGTTTGACGATGACGAGGAGGTTCCGCCGGAGATAAAAAGGCCGGAATTGCACCAAAGCGGCACCATTGAAATGAAACAAATGCCCGGGGTCGAGAATATCCTGCTCTTCGGGATAGATTCCAGAACCAACAATTACAAGGGGCGATCCGATGTCATCATGATCCTCTCGATCAACCACAATACAAAAAAGATCAATATCGTTTCGCTCATGCGAGCCATGTACGTCAAGATTGGCGCAAAAAGCCACCCCTGGGGACTCTTGAATGCAGCCTACTCGTACGGCGGCCCGGGCCTCGCCATCAGGACCGTCGAAGCCAACTACGGGATTCCCATCAAAGGTTTCGTCGCCATCAATTTCACTTCCTTCATCCGGATTATCGATGCCATTGGCGGGGTTACGATTAACCTGACGAGCCGGGAGGCGGAATATCTGGGGCGGGAGCCCGGCAGTCAGCGGCTGAATGGCAGCCAGGCCCTGGAATACGCACGAATCCGCAAAATTGACAGCGACTTTCAACGCAATCAGCGGCAACGGAATGTGATCAATTCGGTTGTCAATGAAATGGCCAATCAGGGCGGTTCTTCCCTTTACAAGGCTGCCACGGTCATTTTGAACAACACTTACACCAACCTCAACCTGAAGGATTACATCAACCGGGCCCCCACGCTGCTCACTTACCAGCGGCGGCAGCTCCAGCTGCCCGCAACGGGAGAAACGCGCTACTACTACGTCCGCGGCCAGGAGGTCTGGTGGTTCGACATGGTAAAGACGCATGACCGGCTGGTCAGGTTTTTGCTGAACTAG